In Streptococcus uberis, a single window of DNA contains:
- a CDS encoding DeoR/GlpR family DNA-binding transcription regulator, producing MMERITKENYVALDDLMIMLDSSESTVRRDLDELEMENKLHRVHGGAELSHSLQEELSNKEKSVKNSQSKEKIAQKASDYIKDEDIIFIDAGTTTEFLIPKIGQKNITVVTNSIHHASKLVDMNVKTIIIGGFVKRTTDASIGNVALEQIRRMNFDLAFLGMNGIDAQHLTTPDIEEAVIKEAVLKNAKTTFILADATKIGHVSFIKVAPIDDVVILTEASSSALLKKIKEKAKVIEV from the coding sequence ATCATGGAAAGAATCACTAAAGAAAATTATGTAGCTTTAGATGATTTAATGATTATGTTAGACTCCTCTGAATCAACAGTTCGAAGAGACTTAGATGAACTTGAAATGGAAAACAAACTGCATCGTGTACATGGTGGAGCAGAACTGAGTCATTCCCTTCAAGAAGAACTTTCCAACAAGGAAAAATCTGTCAAAAACAGTCAATCGAAAGAAAAAATTGCTCAGAAGGCTTCTGACTACATTAAGGATGAAGACATCATATTTATTGATGCAGGAACGACTACGGAATTCTTAATTCCCAAGATTGGGCAAAAAAATATTACAGTCGTGACCAATTCCATCCATCATGCTTCCAAACTGGTTGATATGAATGTTAAAACGATTATCATTGGAGGATTTGTTAAGCGAACGACAGATGCAAGCATTGGAAATGTCGCTCTAGAACAAATTCGAAGAATGAATTTTGATTTGGCTTTTTTAGGAATGAATGGTATTGATGCTCAGCATTTAACGACACCTGATATTGAGGAAGCTGTCATTAAAGAAGCTGTTTTAAAGAATGCCAAAACGACTTTCATTTTGGCAGATGCTACAAAGATTGGCCATGTTTCCTTTATTAAGGTAGCCCCTATTGATGATGTCGTTATTCTAACGGAAGCGTCTTCATCGGCACTTCTTAAAAAAATTAAGGAAAAAGCAAAGGTGATTGAAGTATGA
- the pfkB gene encoding 1-phosphofructokinase codes for MIYTVTLNPSIDFIVRIDHLETGSVNRMASDDKFAGGKGINVSRVLQRLGIENTATGFLGGFTGKFIEDNLKAEGVHTQFVSVKDDTRINVKIKSEEETEINGRGPEILDNDLESLKAILSSLSIEDTVVFAGSAPSNIGNQVYNQLIPFVRETGAEVVCDFEGQTLLDSLSYQPLLVKPNNHELEAIFDVTIEGLDDVEKYGRKLLEMGAQNVIISMAGDGALLVTKDSTYFAKPIKGIVKNSVGAGDSMVAGFTGKFVTTKEPVEALKWGVACGTSTAFSDDLATIDFIKETYQKVEVEKR; via the coding sequence ATGATTTACACAGTAACATTGAATCCTTCAATTGATTTTATCGTCCGTATCGACCATCTAGAGACAGGTTCTGTCAATAGAATGGCAAGTGATGATAAATTCGCAGGAGGTAAAGGTATTAATGTGAGTCGTGTTTTACAACGACTCGGCATAGAGAATACTGCAACAGGTTTCTTAGGTGGCTTTACAGGAAAATTTATTGAGGACAACTTAAAAGCAGAAGGAGTTCACACACAATTTGTTTCTGTTAAAGATGATACACGAATCAATGTCAAAATAAAATCCGAAGAAGAGACTGAAATTAATGGTCGCGGACCAGAAATTTTGGATAATGATCTAGAGTCACTCAAAGCTATACTTTCGTCGTTAAGTATTGAGGATACCGTTGTTTTTGCAGGATCTGCTCCTTCCAACATAGGGAATCAGGTTTATAATCAACTCATTCCGTTTGTTAGAGAAACTGGTGCAGAAGTTGTTTGCGATTTTGAAGGCCAAACATTGCTAGATTCTTTATCCTATCAACCATTGCTTGTTAAACCGAACAATCATGAGTTAGAAGCTATTTTTGATGTCACTATTGAAGGTTTAGATGATGTTGAAAAATATGGTCGAAAACTGTTAGAAATGGGAGCACAAAATGTCATTATTTCAATGGCAGGAGATGGCGCTCTGTTAGTGACTAAAGATTCCACTTACTTTGCTAAACCAATCAAAGGAATTGTAAAAAACTCTGTTGGCGCTGGTGATTCGATGGTAGCTGGTTTTACAGGAAAATTTGTAACAACAAAAGAACCAGTTGAAGCTTTGAAATGGGGAGTTGCTTGTGGTACCTCTACAGCATTCTCTGATGATTTAGCAACAATTGATTTTATTAAAGAAACATATCAAAAAGTTGAGGTAGAAAAAAGATGA
- a CDS encoding PTS fructose transporter subunit IIABC, which produces MKIQDLLKKDLMLLDLQATSKEAAIDEMISRLVSKNVVSDFDTFKKGIMAREAQTSTGLGDGIAMPHSKNAAVREASVLFAKSNNGVDYESLDGQPTDLFFMIAAPDGANDTHLAALAQLSQYLLKDGFADKLRQATSADEVITAFDATEEKKEEVSTSLGKDFIVAVTACTTGIAHTYMAEEALKKQAAAMGVGIKVETNGASGVANRLTAEDIKNAKGVIIAADKAVEMDRFDGKPLISRPVADGIKKSEELIQFILDGKASAYHAKNDQKASVSSTEKSSLGGAFYKHLMGGVSQMLPFVIGGGIMIAIAFLLDNMLGVPKDQLSNLGSYHEMAAIFMKIGGAAFSFMLPVLAGYIAYSIAEKPGLVAGFVAGAIASSGLAFGKVPFASGGEASLALAGVPSGFLGALVGGFLAGGVILALRKALSGLPRSLEGVKSILLYPLLGVLLTGFLMLFINIPMAAINTALNNFLQGLSGSSAVLMGLLVGGMMAVDMGGPVNKAAYVFGTGTLAATVAHGGSVVMAAVMAGGMVPPLAVFVATLLFKDKFTKEERESGLTNIVMGLSFITEGAIPFGAADPARAIPSFIAGSALTGALVGLSGIKLMAPHGGIFVIALTSNPLLYLVFIAIGAIVSGVLFGALRKKL; this is translated from the coding sequence ATGAAAATTCAAGATTTATTAAAAAAAGACTTGATGTTACTTGATTTACAGGCAACTTCTAAAGAAGCTGCAATTGATGAGATGATTTCTCGCTTAGTCTCTAAGAATGTCGTCTCAGATTTTGATACCTTTAAAAAAGGTATTATGGCACGTGAAGCTCAAACATCAACAGGTTTGGGTGATGGCATTGCCATGCCCCACAGTAAAAATGCAGCTGTTCGTGAAGCAAGTGTTTTATTTGCAAAATCTAATAATGGAGTTGACTATGAATCCTTAGATGGTCAACCAACAGACTTGTTCTTCATGATTGCTGCACCAGACGGTGCTAATGATACCCACCTAGCAGCTTTGGCACAATTATCACAATATCTATTAAAAGACGGTTTTGCAGATAAGTTAAGACAAGCAACTTCTGCTGATGAAGTCATTACTGCTTTTGACGCAACTGAAGAAAAGAAAGAAGAAGTTTCAACTTCTCTTGGAAAAGATTTTATTGTTGCTGTTACAGCTTGTACTACTGGGATTGCTCATACTTATATGGCAGAAGAGGCTTTGAAAAAACAAGCTGCAGCAATGGGTGTTGGCATTAAAGTAGAAACAAATGGTGCATCTGGTGTAGCCAATCGTTTGACGGCTGAAGATATTAAAAATGCAAAAGGTGTCATTATTGCAGCAGATAAAGCGGTTGAAATGGATCGTTTTGATGGAAAACCATTGATTTCACGCCCTGTAGCTGATGGTATTAAGAAAAGTGAGGAATTGATTCAATTCATTCTTGATGGCAAAGCGTCAGCATACCATGCAAAAAATGATCAGAAAGCATCTGTATCTTCAACCGAAAAATCAAGTTTAGGCGGTGCTTTCTACAAACACCTTATGGGTGGGGTTTCTCAAATGCTACCATTTGTTATTGGTGGTGGTATTATGATTGCTATTGCCTTCTTGTTAGACAACATGTTAGGTGTTCCAAAAGACCAGTTGAGTAACCTTGGTTCTTACCATGAAATGGCTGCTATTTTTATGAAAATTGGTGGAGCGGCCTTCTCATTTATGCTTCCAGTATTAGCTGGTTATATTGCCTATTCAATTGCAGAAAAACCTGGATTGGTTGCTGGATTTGTAGCAGGAGCTATTGCATCTAGTGGTTTAGCTTTTGGTAAAGTACCATTTGCTTCTGGTGGTGAAGCAAGCTTGGCCTTAGCGGGTGTTCCTTCAGGGTTCTTAGGTGCCTTAGTTGGTGGTTTCCTAGCAGGTGGTGTCATTCTTGCTCTTCGTAAAGCCTTATCAGGTTTACCACGCTCACTTGAAGGTGTTAAATCAATTCTCTTATATCCATTGCTTGGAGTATTGTTAACTGGATTCCTAATGCTATTTATTAATATCCCAATGGCTGCAATTAATACAGCTCTTAACAATTTCTTACAAGGACTTTCTGGTAGCTCAGCAGTACTTATGGGACTGTTAGTTGGTGGTATGATGGCTGTGGACATGGGTGGTCCAGTTAACAAGGCAGCCTATGTCTTTGGTACGGGTACACTTGCAGCTACAGTAGCACATGGTGGTTCAGTAGTTATGGCTGCTGTTATGGCTGGTGGCATGGTTCCACCATTAGCAGTATTTGTGGCAACCCTACTATTTAAAGATAAATTTACAAAAGAAGAACGTGAATCTGGATTAACGAACATTGTTATGGGTCTATCTTTCATTACTGAAGGAGCAATTCCGTTCGGTGCTGCTGACCCAGCGCGTGCAATCCCTAGTTTCATTGCAGGTTCTGCCTTAACTGGTGCCTTAGTTGGTTTATCAGGAATTAAATTAATGGCTCCTCACGGTGGTATCTTCGTTATCGCTTTGACAAGTAATCCACTTTTATACTTAGTCTTTATCGCTATTGGTGCGATTGTCTCAGGTGTATTATTTGGAGCTTTACGTAAAAAACTATAA